One Pocillopora verrucosa isolate sample1 chromosome 10, ASM3666991v2, whole genome shotgun sequence genomic window carries:
- the LOC131799113 gene encoding bromodomain adjacent to zinc finger domain protein 2B isoform X5 — MDPRDVPNHSPAHTHSFFDGNPGHANTVLRSPPLSHDPTYGMHPSAFPMMGRRPGLPDFRGPLDPILGSQSSLTSPGGLHGSLSSTGGTGWWLPPHPRAHGITPEYFTSHLGGSWLSHEHDCAMANHERLEECLYQSSRSRNSLMNGVNSSGVFGSGSGIFYPPPSSPQSMHGFVHQASPTTSTSKSGLSHWSSHGNHDGKGLLDLGESRDLDMIPRLNRKSSNCSEEGNNRDNDVRPGDTTLLHKERTKDTKVERTKTSNSFSENSDARSENLMQSNSSSESNSSCSQRQLDLPRHSDVSNIPTQQSNLPLKSNDAKSVPRVVDENHKSPSATSVTEPSKGMPTPPKQQKVKSGPPPRLQVPQSILNKTEGIVPTNPEPQVKAGKDIQALLREEMLKPSKKGSTTSANAKPKQSKAEVAQNIAPSDHAEKKLKAASSEHKIQSVLKGASGAQKSSSVTPPKQPKIPSGKPPLIAQFRDVKFDKDSSDDDSDSSNVSSGSDSGSGSEDDSDEGEDGENEEDSSGSDTDTDGSDEEEEGGEHHDDDEDEEDDDDVAMDTQESGASFEDSSSHKRKADQSSSGTPRKRRRAVSEEDAKIPLAKGWRRQTRLRQVGTAGGLRGDVYYFAPCGKKLRTYPEVTRYLNKNSITDVTTDNFSFSTKLHIGEFLECKEGSVFEPLTEEEVKRRKQAEDEKNRVKMERLHKKQEKKQKQAEMAQKAAAVKRLEKSQRQAAQEAVKMAKRERVRMLAEQKRLAKERAREQRQQARRKKKEDAANAKYEDAMKKAKERELKRQQAVLLKQQEKEQKKQQQMMIRAIESQRKQEERERLKEEKKMEKKLLREKKLEQKRREMILARELKKPVEDMVLKDSKALPELMRVLGLQIPGGAFADLLMVQEFVHNFCDALELDSTDIPSLWEMQSSLLNDSSEDVLVPLCQSLLISALEDPGCEGPDSFTVLGVALSKVELNETNFSEVLRLFILARNAGDPHPLADALVSTPFQALTTSDKAGVMAYLCNELLCSRNICKEIESSIEHMSNLRRDKWVIEGKIRKLKAIQAEKYPVVKVKKPPGRPRVVADPDAENSNSVADDSMQGNEDEEEEEEEEEEEDEEDDDDDDGEGGGDGAQSSEESEEEDDATEPTTQEELERRLKKLEKKHAQFRSKLFGSSHALRALCLGQDRYKRRYWILPHGGGVFVEGLDTAEKEIVLDLKSEGEEPNESMQVDGIKQEPKLEQGKEGVVGNHTGGEASLKSPTNTSLKSPLKSLNVSSSLENISKADTNTGNGAPSGDDKGGVNNINGNAQGQTMQPKLNNTYIPMAASRNAMEIQRIENLFRDEASTSKPDPSHQKLLNVTQGHDGKSRPWFKLLPRMPCDETSLTLSHSPGSGHFVPTYSKRGGDAEVGSTPPLKRPPGRPPRISNPSYDSANRVASPQSSALLQNVAKQTTTIQFLPQLPVKRPPGRPPKSSYQTVNLVYFDGHPGGDLPTSTLALSTQSASTMSLSFEELKKNVLESLMQEPAPIPPELQHGWWRITDPAQVKEIVKILHSRGIREKILQKNFQKYSEYANSSCTKGDRVESDSDDDDEKQQTLTTSEKNKNVPFEDKTFPEVAFAVDKAILREVEEMEEKVFTASLQVKGWRLPTKASKGLSHNSSSESNSDCEENQSPLAIAITRLLALEQAVERRYLKHPLRNDKLHIPTNIGTAAAPGEVPSEDGQPKEAEKSDITEEEIMTPALKIWRNAVVTSQSASQLAMCLNMLYDCVAWEKSIMKVFCQICRKGDNEELLLLCDGCDRGYHTYCCMPKLSSIPEGDWYCTDCIVLAAGSDNCCMCGGATGKMAKCDNCPRNFHLQCLEPPLSKVPRASWTCPNCKRKRSKPRRRRKIKDDDEEEDDRRPLTPPLKEEVRPHANRKQASKDMAPCRMILAEMEKHEDAWPFLVPVNPKQFPEYYKIIKRPMDFHTMKIKLRDCQYQGPNEFVDDARTVFLNCEEFNEDDSEVGQAGKRLFEFFERRWEQLAPNMD; from the exons ATGGATCCTAGAGACGTCCCAAATCACAGTCCCGCACATACACATAGCTTTTTCGACGGCAATCCAG GCCATGCTAACACAGTACTTCGCTCACCTCCATTGTCCCACGATCCCACTTATGGAATGCATCCTAGTGCATTTCCTATGATGGGTAGAAGACCAGGATTACCAGACTTCAGAGGCCCTTTAGACCCCATTCTCGGTTCTCAGAGCAGCTTGACGTCCCCTGGAGGATTGCATGGGTCACTCAGTAGCACTGGGGGTACCGGCTGGTGGTTGCCTCCCCATCCACGTGCGCATGGAATCACACCAGAGTACTTCACCAGTCATCTTGGAGGAAGTTGGCTTTCTCATGAGCACGACTGTGCAATGGCCAATCATGAGAGACTAGAGGAATGTCTGTATCAATCTTCCAGGTCAAGGAACTCTCTAATGAATGGGGTGAATTCCTCTGGAGTGTTTGGAAGTGGATCAGGAATTTTTTACCCTCCTCCATCAAGTCCACAATCCATGCACGGTTTTGTACATCAGGCAAGTCCTACTACAAGCACATCAAAAAGTGGATTATCTCATTGGAGTAGCCATGGCAACCATGATGGTAAGGGTCTTCTTGACTTGGGCGAAAGTCGTGATCTAGATATGATTCCACGTTTGAACAGGAAATCGAGCAATTGCAGTGAAGAAGGAAATAATAGAGACAATGATGTACGACCTGGTGATACAACATTACTTCACAAAGAAAGAACAAAGGATACAAAAGTTGAACGGACAAAAACCAGCAACAGCTTTTCTGAAAATTCAGATGCAAGATCTGAAAATTTGATGCAGTCAAATTCAAGCAGTGAAAGCAACAGCTCATGCAGTCAAAGACAATTGGATCTCCCTCGACATAGTGATGTTAGCAACATTCCAACTCAGCAAAGTAACTTGCCATTAAAAAGTAATGATGCTAAATCAGTTCCTAGAGTTGTTGATGAAAATCACAAATCTCCTAGTGCTACATCAGTCACTGAACCTAGCAAAGGTATGCCAACTCCTCCAAAGCAGCAGAAGGTTAAATCAGGTCCTCCCCCACGCTTGCAAGTACCAcaatcaattttaaacaaaacagaaggGATTGTTCCTACAAACCCGGAACCACAAGTTAAAGCCGGAAAAGACATTCAAGCCCTGCTCAGAGAGGAAATGTTGAAGCCAAGCAAAAAGGGAAGTACAACCTCGGCAAATGCTAAACCCAAGCAGTCCAAAGCAGAAGTAGCACAGAATATAGCCCCGAGTGATCATgcagaaaaaaagttgaaagctGCATCTTCTGAGCACAAAATACAGAGTGTGTTAAAAGGTGCATCTGGTGCTCAGAAGTCTTCATCTGTTACTCCCCCTAAGCAACCAAAGATTCCATCAGGGAAACCTCCTTTAATTGCGCAGTTCCGTGACGTGAAGTTTGATAAGGATAGCAGTGATGATGATAGTGACAGTAGCAATGTTAGTAGCGGCAGTGATAGTGGGAGTGGTAGTGAAGACGACAGCGATGAAGGTGAGGATGGTGAGAATGAGGAAGATAGCAGTGGCAGTGACACTGACACTGACGGCAGTGATGAGGAAGAGGAAGGGGGTGAACACCAtgatgacgatgaagatgaggaagatgatgatgatgttgctATGGATACCCAGGAAAGTGGGGCATCTTTTGAAGATTCCTCTTCGCACAAAAGGAAAGCAGATCAGAGCAGTTCAG GTACTCCAAGAAAGAGGCGTCGAGCAGTTAGCGAAGAAGACGCCAAGATTCCTCTGGCCAAGGG ATGGAGACGGCAGACTCGCTTGCGACAAGTGGGAACAGCTGGTGGATTAAGAGGGGATGTTTATTATTTTGCTCCTTGTGGCAAGAAACTCCGCACATATCCCGAAGTTACACGG tacCTTAACAAGAATAGTATCACTGATGTTACCACAGACAACTTCAGCTTTAGCACTAAACTTCATATTGGAGAGTTCTTGGAATGCAAAGAG GGGTCTGTGTTTGAGCCTCTGACAGAAGAGGAAGTAAAACGAAGGAAGCAGGCAGAAGATGAAAAGAACAGAGTTAAGATGGAAAGACTCCACAAGAAACaagagaagaaacaaaaacaagcag AAATGGCCCAAAAAGCAGCTGCCGTTAAACGGCTTGAAAAAAGTCAACGTCAAGCTGCTCAGGAAGCAGTTAAGATGGCCAAAAGAGAGAGAG TGAGGATGCTGGCTGAACAGAAGCGACTTGCCAAAGAGAGAGCAAGAGAGCAGAGACAGCAG GCTCGGCGAAAGAAGAAGGAAGATGCTGCTAATGCTAAGTATGAGGATGCCATGAAGAAAGCAAAG GAAAGGGAACTTAAACGTCAACAAGCAGTTCTTCTCAAGCAACAggaaaaggaacagaaaaagcAGCAACAAATGATGATCAGAGCTATTGAATCCCAAAGGAAACAAGAG GAACGTGAGAGACTTaaggaagaaaagaagatggaaaagaaGTTACTGAGAGAGAAGAAGCTT gaacaaaagagaagagaaatgATCTTAGCTCGTGAACTGAAGAAGCCAGTAGAAGACATGGTGCTGAAGGACAGCAAG GCTTTGCCAGAGTTGATGCGAGTGTTAGGTCTCCAGATACCTGGTGGGGCATTTGCTGACTTACTAATGGTGCAAGAGTTTGTACACAACTTTTGTGATGCTTTAGAATTAG ATTCTACAGATATCCCCTCTCTTTGGGAGATGCAGTCTTCCTTGTTAAATGATAGCAGTGAGGATGTTCTAGTACCACTTTGTCAGAGTCTTCTCATTTCTGCTCTGGAGGATCCAGGTTGTGAGGGCCCAGAT TCTTTCACAGTGTTAGGAGTTGCATTGTCCAAAGTGGAGCTGAATGAGACGAATTTCTCTGAAGTGTTGAGACTTTTTATACTAGCAAGAAATGCGGGAGACCCACATCCA cTTGCAGATGCTCTTGTTAGTACTCCTTTTCAAGCGCTGACCACGTCAGACAAGGCCGGAGTTATGGCGTATCTTTGCAATGAGCTACTATGTAGCAGAAATATCTGCAA ggAAATTGAAAGTAGCATTGAGCACATGTCGAACTTACGACGTGACAAGTGGGTTATAGAAGGCAAAATAAGAAA ATTGAAGGCGATTCAAGCAGAGAAGTATCCTGTTGTGAAGGTGAAGAAGCCGCCAGGACGTCCCAGAGTTGTTGCGGACCCTGATGCCGAGAACAGCAACTCTGTAGCAGACGACAGCATGCAGGGGAATGAggatgaagaagaggaagaagaagaagaagaggaagaggacgaggaagatgatgatgacgacgatggaGAGGGGGGTGGTGATGGGGCGCAGTCCAGTGAGGAGTCTGAAGAAGAAGAT GATGCCACAGAGCCCACGACTCAAGAGGAACTTGAAAGAAGGCTTAAAAAGCTTGAAAAG AAACACGCACAGTTCCGTTCCAAATTGTTTGGTTCATCACATGCCCTGAGAGCTCTCTGCCTGGGTCAGGATCGTTATAAAAGACGCTACTGGATCCTTCCTCATGGAGGAGGTGTTTTTGTCGAAGGACTGGACACTGCAGAAAAAGAAATAGTACTTGATTTAAAGTCCGAGGGCGAAGAACCAAATGAGAGTATGCAAGTTGATGGAATAAAACAAGAACCTAAATTGGAGCAGGGGAAAGAAGGTGTAGTTGGAAATCATACCGGTGGAGAAGCAAGCCTGAAATCCCCCACAAACACTTCACTCAAATCTCCTCTCAAATCGTTGAACGTGTCTTCATCTTTAGAGAATATTTCCAAAGCAGACACTAATACTGGGAACGGTGCTCCATCAGGCGACGATAAAGGAGGCGTGAATAACATTAATGGAAATGCGCAAGGTCAAACAATGCAGCCGAAGCTTAACAACACGTACATTCCGATGGCGGCGAGTAGGAATGCTATGGAAATTCAACGCATTGAAAACCTCTTTAGAGATGAAGCTTCAACTTCAAAACCTGATCCATCACACCAGAAACTTTTAAACGTAACACAGGGACATGACGGAAAAAGTAGACCTTGGTTTAAACTGCTCCCGCGCATGCCCTGTGATGAGACTTCGCTGACCCTCTCTCATAGTCCCGGCAGTGGGCACTTTGTACCAACCTACAGCAAGAGAGGTGGAGATGCAGAGGTTGGGAGCACCCCTCCGCTCAAACGTCCTCCGGGTCGACCACCAAGGATTTCCAATCCGAGTTACGACAGCGCTAATCGTGTAGCAAGCCCTCAGAGTAGCGCCTTACTACAAAACGTCGCTAAACAAACGACAACGATTCAGTTCCTTCCTCAACTACCTGTAAAGAGGCCCCCCGGAAGGCCCCCGAAATCGTCCTACCAGACTGTGAATTTGGTGTATTTTGATGGGCATCCCGGGGGAGACTTGCCAACATCAACTCTGGCGCTCAGTACTCAGTCAGCGTCAACCATGTCGCTGTCGTTTGAAGAGTTGAAGAAGAACGTTTTGGAGTCTCTTATGCAGGAACCTGCTCCTATCCCACCTG AGTTACAACATGGTTGGTGGAGGATAACAGACCCTGCCCAAGTGAAGGAGATTGTAAAAATTCTACACTCGAg AGGAATAAGAGAAAAGATTCTCCAGAAGAATTTCCAGAAGTATTCAGAGTATGCCAACAGCTCATGCACAAAGGGCGACCGAG TTGAGAGTgattctgatgatgatgatgaaaagcAACAAACATTGACCACatctgagaaaaacaaaaacgttccCTTCGAGGATAAAACGTTTCCAGAGGTAGCGTTTGCCGTCGACAAAGCAATTCTGAGAGAAGTTGAGGAGAtggaagaaaaagttttcactGCAAGTTTGCAAGTCAAG GGTTGGAGGTTGCCTACCAAAGCATCGAAGGGACTGAGTCATAACTCAAGTTCTG AATCGAATTCGGACTGTGAAGAAAACCAAAGTCCGTTAGCTATTGCCATAACAAGACTCCTTGCATTAGAACAGGCCGTAGAGAGACGTTATCTGAAGCATCCGTTGAGGAACGA CAAACTCCACATCCCCACAAACATTGGAACTGCAGCTGCTCCAGGAGAAGTGCCCTCag AGGATGGTCAGCCTAAAGAAGCTGAGAAGTCAGA CATTACTGAGGAGGAGATAATGACCCCGGCTCTGAAGATCTGGCGCAATGCAGTGGTGACATCGCAATCCGCCTCTCAGTTGGCCATGTGTCTGAATATGTTGTATGACTGTGTGGCTTGGGAGAAGTCCATCATGAAGGTG TTCTGTCAGATATGTCGCAAAGGCGACAACGAGGAATTACTGCTGTTGTGTGACGGATGCGACAGAGGATACCACACCTACTGCTGCATG cCTAAGCTCTCGTCGATACCCGAAGGAGACTGGTACTGCACTGACTGTATAGTTCTG GCTGCTGGAAGCGACAACTGCTGTATGTGCGGAGGGGCTACAGGAAAAATGGCCAAGTGTGACAACTGTCCAAGAAACTTTCATTTACAGTGCCTCGAGCCGCCGCTGAGCAA GGTTCCAAGGGCGTCGTGGACGTGTCCAAACTGCAAAAGA AAACGTAGCAAACCACGGAGGAGGCGAAAGATTAAGGACGATGACGAGGAGGAAGACGACAGGCGacctctcacccctcccctTAAGGAGGAAGTTCGCCCTCACGCCAACCGGAAGCAAGCTTCTAAAGACATGGCGCCTTGCCGCATGATCCTGGCGGAAATGGAAAAACACGAGGACGCCTGGCCTTTCTTAGTTCCGGTCAATCCTAAACAG TTTCCAGaatattataaaataatcaAGAGACCAATGGATTTCCATACTATGAAAATAAAGCTTCGTGATTGCCA GTACCAAGGACCTAACGAATTTGTGGATGACGCACGAACAGTTTTCTTGAACTGTGAAGAATTTAACGAGGATGATTCAGAG GTTGGACAGGCTGGAAAAcgactttttgaattttttgaacGCCGCTGGGAGCAATTGGCTCCAAATATGGACTGA